Proteins encoded within one genomic window of Castellaniella sp.:
- the hisC gene encoding histidinol-phosphate transaminase: protein MSTLWSDHIAGLIPYVPGEQARIPNLLKLNTNENPYGPSPKAIAAMRAALGDDLRLYPDPHGTALRRVIARRYRLEPDQVFLGNGSDEVLAHVFNAFFLRGGRPLWLPDITYSFYRTYCRFFEVPHRLIPLAGDFTLRLQDYTEAADQEPVGIIFANPNAPTGCVLDLDAIRQITLAHPDSTVVVDEAYVDFGAQSAAVLIRELPNILVVHTLSKSRALAGLRVGYAMGSPDLIAGLVRVKDSFNSYPLDRVALAGAQAAIEDEDWFDQSCQAVVNARESLAQKLRSLGFTVLPSLTNFLFVTHRTQEAADIARKLRDEGILVRHFQAPRIDQYLRITVGTPEQCTRLCDTLKSILAAA from the coding sequence GTGAGCACGCTCTGGAGCGATCACATTGCCGGATTGATCCCCTATGTGCCTGGTGAACAGGCCCGGATACCCAATCTGCTGAAGCTCAACACCAACGAGAACCCATACGGGCCATCCCCCAAGGCGATTGCAGCCATGCGGGCGGCCCTGGGCGACGACCTGCGGCTGTATCCCGATCCCCATGGCACGGCGCTGCGACGGGTGATCGCCCGGCGTTATCGTTTAGAGCCCGACCAGGTGTTTCTGGGCAATGGCTCGGACGAAGTGCTGGCGCATGTATTCAACGCCTTTTTTCTGCGGGGTGGGCGGCCTTTGTGGCTGCCGGACATTACCTACAGCTTCTATCGGACGTATTGTCGCTTCTTCGAAGTGCCGCACCGCCTGATTCCGCTGGCGGGAGACTTTACGCTGCGCCTGCAGGACTACACCGAGGCCGCCGATCAAGAGCCCGTCGGCATTATCTTCGCCAATCCCAATGCGCCCACGGGCTGCGTGCTGGACCTGGATGCCATCCGCCAGATTACACTGGCGCATCCAGATAGCACGGTGGTGGTGGACGAGGCCTACGTGGATTTCGGCGCACAGTCGGCGGCGGTCCTGATTCGCGAACTGCCCAATATTCTGGTCGTGCATACGCTCTCAAAGTCCCGTGCTTTGGCCGGGCTCAGGGTAGGCTATGCGATGGGCTCGCCGGACTTGATCGCCGGGCTGGTGCGGGTCAAGGACAGCTTTAATTCCTATCCCCTGGATCGGGTGGCCCTGGCGGGCGCCCAGGCAGCCATCGAGGACGAGGACTGGTTCGACCAGAGCTGCCAGGCCGTGGTGAATGCCCGCGAGAGCCTGGCTCAAAAACTGCGCTCCCTGGGCTTTACGGTGCTGCCTTCCCTGACGAATTTTCTCTTTGTGACCCACCGGACCCAGGAAGCAGCCGACATTGCTCGCAAGCTGCGCGATGAGGGCATTCTGGTGCGTCACTTTCAGGCGCCGCGCATTGATCAATACCTGCGCATCACGGTCGGTACGCCTGAACAATGCACGCGCTTGTGTGATACGCTGAAAAGCATTCTGGCGGCAGCCTGA
- the hflX gene encoding GTPase HflX, with protein MISLVISVDLGEPDYAAHAEEFLMLASGAGAEIAEVLVARRSRPDAAGFIGSGKIEEAAALVQATGAEVVLFDQSLSPAQQRNLERKLGVRVVDRVALILDIFALRAKSHEGKLQVELAQLQHLSTRLTRMWTHLERQSGGIGVRGPGESQLETDRRLIGERVRALKERLDRVQRQRLTQRRARVRGQTLSVSLVGYTNAGKSTLFNALTRADAYAADQLFATLDTTTRRVWIEGAGQVVVSDTVGFIRSLPTMLIAAFRATLEETIHADLLLHVIDAASPQRDEQAAEVNQVLKEIGADEIPQIRVYNKIDMAGYEPRVERNEHGTIARVFVSALQRSGLDGLRQSIAEFKGPTVNNAWNETVQPE; from the coding sequence ATGATTTCCTTGGTGATCAGCGTCGATCTGGGCGAACCCGATTACGCCGCCCACGCCGAGGAATTCCTCATGTTGGCCAGCGGTGCCGGGGCCGAGATCGCCGAAGTCCTGGTGGCCCGCCGCAGCCGACCGGATGCGGCGGGGTTCATCGGTTCCGGGAAAATCGAAGAAGCCGCCGCCCTGGTCCAGGCAACTGGGGCCGAGGTCGTCTTGTTCGACCAGTCTCTCAGTCCGGCTCAACAGCGTAATCTCGAACGCAAGCTGGGGGTCCGGGTGGTTGATCGTGTCGCCCTGATCCTGGATATTTTTGCGTTACGGGCCAAAAGCCACGAAGGCAAACTGCAGGTGGAGCTGGCCCAGCTGCAGCACTTGTCCACCCGCCTGACCCGCATGTGGACCCACCTGGAACGCCAAAGCGGCGGTATCGGGGTGCGTGGGCCGGGCGAGTCCCAGCTCGAAACCGATCGGCGTTTGATCGGGGAACGGGTGCGAGCCTTAAAAGAACGTCTGGATCGGGTACAACGACAGCGCCTGACGCAGCGCCGCGCACGGGTGCGTGGTCAGACCCTGTCAGTGTCCCTGGTCGGGTATACCAATGCGGGTAAATCCACGCTTTTCAATGCGTTGACGCGGGCGGACGCCTATGCCGCCGATCAACTTTTTGCGACGTTGGACACCACCACGCGGCGGGTCTGGATCGAGGGGGCAGGGCAGGTTGTGGTATCCGATACGGTGGGTTTCATCCGTTCCTTGCCCACCATGCTGATTGCCGCCTTCCGGGCCACCCTCGAGGAAACCATTCATGCGGATCTGTTGCTGCACGTGATCGATGCGGCCAGCCCTCAGCGGGACGAGCAGGCGGCCGAGGTCAATCAGGTGTTAAAGGAAATCGGCGCTGACGAGATTCCTCAGATCCGCGTCTATAACAAAATCGACATGGCGGGATATGAACCCCGGGTCGAGCGAAATGAACATGGTACGATTGCGCGAGTCTTCGTCAGTGCCCTGCAACGCAGTGGCCTGGACGGATTGAGGCAGTCGATAGCAGAATTTAAGGGACCAACGGTAAACAATGCGTGGAATGAAACTGTTCAACCTGAATGA
- a CDS encoding adenylosuccinate synthase gives MSKNIVVIGTQWGDEGKGKIVDWLAESAQGVVRFQGGHNAGHTLWINGKKTILRLIPSGIMHPHVTCYIGNGVVLSPEALLSEIAELEAAGLDVRSRLQISAACPLILPYHVALDQAREARKGEGKIGTTGRGIGPAYEDKVARRALRVQDLYDPAVFDEKLAEVLDYHNFVLTQYLGAKPVDAAQVRDQVMALAPQLEPMVSDVSSNIHIARRAGHNLLFEGAQGTLLDIDHGTYPFVTSSNCVAGAAAAGTGVGPQALDYVLGIAKAYTTRVGSGPFPTELLDDTGLRLATVGKEFGSVTGRPRRCGWFDGAAMKRSVMINGLTGLCITKLDVLDGVEQIKIGVGYRYKGQFLDVLPYGAHAAAEAEPVLEEMAGWTETTVGITEYDKLPINARRYLERIAEVCDVPIDMVSTGPDRLETIVLRHPFQG, from the coding sequence ATGAGCAAGAACATCGTCGTGATTGGCACCCAATGGGGTGATGAAGGTAAAGGCAAGATCGTGGATTGGCTTGCCGAATCCGCCCAAGGGGTGGTGCGTTTCCAGGGGGGGCACAATGCTGGCCATACCCTCTGGATCAATGGCAAGAAAACCATTCTGCGTTTGATTCCCTCGGGCATCATGCACCCGCATGTCACCTGCTATATAGGCAATGGCGTGGTGCTTTCCCCCGAGGCGCTGCTCAGCGAAATTGCCGAGCTCGAGGCTGCGGGTCTGGATGTGCGTTCGCGCCTGCAGATTTCGGCCGCCTGCCCGCTGATTCTGCCCTACCACGTGGCGCTGGATCAGGCCCGCGAAGCCCGCAAGGGCGAGGGCAAGATCGGCACCACGGGGCGTGGCATTGGCCCCGCCTACGAGGACAAGGTCGCACGGCGCGCCTTGCGCGTCCAGGATCTCTACGATCCGGCCGTGTTCGACGAAAAGCTCGCCGAAGTCCTGGACTACCATAACTTTGTCCTGACTCAATATCTGGGTGCAAAGCCGGTGGATGCGGCCCAGGTGCGCGATCAGGTCATGGCGTTGGCGCCTCAGCTCGAACCCATGGTGTCGGACGTTTCCAGCAATATACACATCGCCCGCAGGGCCGGCCACAATCTATTGTTCGAAGGGGCTCAGGGCACCTTGCTGGACATTGATCATGGCACCTATCCCTTTGTCACCAGCAGCAATTGCGTGGCGGGTGCAGCTGCTGCTGGTACCGGCGTGGGGCCGCAGGCGCTGGACTACGTGTTGGGCATTGCCAAGGCATACACCACGCGGGTCGGCTCCGGGCCGTTCCCTACCGAACTGCTCGACGACACAGGGTTGCGTCTGGCGACAGTCGGCAAGGAATTCGGCTCAGTCACTGGCCGTCCGCGTCGTTGCGGCTGGTTTGATGGCGCGGCCATGAAGCGTTCGGTCATGATCAATGGCCTTACCGGCCTGTGCATCACCAAGCTTGATGTACTCGACGGGGTCGAACAAATCAAGATCGGGGTGGGCTACCGCTATAAGGGTCAGTTCCTGGACGTCCTGCCGTATGGTGCCCATGCGGCCGCCGAGGCCGAGCCCGTCCTCGAGGAAATGGCCGGCTGGACTGAAACCACCGTCGGCATCACCGAATACGACAAGCTCCCGATCAATGCCCGGCGCTATCTCGAACGCATCGCCGAGGTCTGTGACGTGCCTATCGATATGGTCTCCACCGGCCCTGACCGCTTGGAAACCATTGTGTTGCGGCACCCTTTCCAGGGTTGA
- the der gene encoding ribosome biogenesis GTPase Der: MHFKPVVALVGRTNVGKSTLFNRLTRSRAALVANISGLTRDRHYGEGRVGDRPFIVVDTGGFEPVATRGILVEMARQTAQAIAESDVVLFLVDAREGINAHDHEIARLLRKSGQRVLLVVNKSEGMRDHGTLSQFHELGLGQPHPISAAHGDGIPDLVDQALQPLLQAASNAQDAEAAGDDDAFDPDAVVDHRIKLAIAGRPNVGKSTLINTLVGEDRVIAYDLPGTTRDAIEIEFQRGEKRYTLIDTAGLRRRGKVFETIEKFSVIKTLQAIEASNVVLLLIDAESGISDQDAHIAGFAAEAGRALVVGLNKWDAIDREQREWVQREYDRKLRFLSFAKMLHLSALKGQGIGPVLKAVDAAHAAAFAKLSTPKLTRVLQAAVEQQQPPRKGIFRPKMRYAHQGGQNPPRIIIHGNALDAVPDSYRRYLEGQFREAFKLDGTPLSVEFKSSHNPYLKDNNK, from the coding sequence CTGCATTTCAAACCGGTAGTGGCCCTGGTTGGCCGCACCAACGTCGGTAAATCGACTCTGTTCAATCGCCTGACCCGTTCGCGGGCGGCTCTGGTGGCAAATATCTCGGGCCTGACCCGCGACCGCCACTATGGCGAAGGCCGGGTCGGTGATCGGCCTTTCATTGTGGTGGATACCGGCGGCTTCGAACCTGTCGCCACCCGCGGTATTCTGGTCGAGATGGCGCGCCAGACCGCCCAGGCGATTGCCGAATCCGATGTTGTGCTGTTTCTGGTGGATGCCCGCGAAGGCATCAACGCCCACGACCATGAAATTGCCCGCTTGCTGCGCAAGTCCGGCCAGCGCGTTTTGCTGGTGGTGAATAAATCCGAGGGCATGCGCGATCACGGGACACTCAGCCAGTTCCATGAATTGGGCCTGGGCCAGCCGCACCCGATTTCTGCAGCCCATGGCGATGGCATCCCCGATCTGGTCGATCAAGCCTTGCAGCCCCTGCTGCAGGCGGCCAGCAATGCCCAGGATGCAGAAGCAGCGGGCGATGATGATGCTTTCGACCCGGATGCGGTGGTTGACCATCGTATCAAGCTGGCCATTGCCGGGCGGCCCAATGTCGGCAAATCCACGCTGATCAACACGCTGGTTGGCGAAGATCGTGTGATTGCCTACGATCTGCCGGGCACCACCCGGGATGCCATCGAGATTGAATTCCAGCGTGGCGAAAAACGCTACACCCTGATTGATACTGCCGGGCTGCGGCGGCGCGGCAAGGTCTTCGAAACCATTGAAAAGTTTTCCGTCATCAAAACCTTGCAGGCCATCGAGGCGTCCAATGTCGTCTTGTTGCTGATCGATGCCGAGTCCGGGATTTCGGATCAGGACGCGCATATTGCCGGTTTCGCTGCCGAGGCAGGGCGTGCTTTGGTTGTGGGGCTGAACAAATGGGATGCCATTGATCGCGAACAGCGCGAATGGGTGCAACGCGAATACGACCGCAAGCTCCGTTTTCTGTCATTTGCCAAAATGCTGCACCTGTCGGCCCTGAAGGGGCAGGGTATCGGCCCGGTCTTGAAGGCCGTCGATGCCGCGCATGCGGCGGCCTTCGCCAAGCTCTCCACCCCGAAACTTACCCGCGTCCTGCAGGCCGCCGTCGAGCAGCAGCAGCCTCCGCGCAAGGGTATTTTCCGTCCCAAGATGCGCTATGCCCATCAAGGCGGGCAAAATCCCCCCCGCATCATCATCCACGGCAATGCCCTGGATGCCGTGCCGGACTCTTACCGCCGCTATCTCGAAGGTCAGTTCCGCGAGGCCTTCAAGCTCGATGGCACGCCCCTGAGCGTCGAATTCAAGTCTTCGCACAACCCTTATCTGAAGGACAACAATAAGTGA
- a CDS encoding ATP phosphoribosyltransferase regulatory subunit, giving the protein MSNWLLPENLSDILPAEARRIEELRRQLLDLYRTHGFELVAPPMVEYLDSLMLADDEALRLRTCKLVDQLSGLTMGVRADMTVQVSRIDAHLLNRPGVTRLCYCGPVVHARPSGLLSDRELLQIGAEIFGHAGVQADIECVRLALESVRCAGVAQPSLDLNHPGVGRALVDADPALIDVADTVFDLLSSKDAPGLQLLCRDVGARDDSLRALKTLTTLYGGLDVVDRARQCLPDLPAVHAALDALRTLCQALSDAPVAIDLADMGGSYGYHSGVVFSIYAAGWHDALVRGGRYDGIGRKFGRARPATGFSLDLRKLSAGLPDAQRARAIRAPWSDDPGLTRVVADLRTQGHIVIQHLPGEQQQSDEFQVDQELISSDNGWVLHPLAVA; this is encoded by the coding sequence CTGTCGAATTGGCTATTACCGGAAAACCTGTCGGATATTCTGCCTGCCGAGGCGCGCCGCATCGAAGAGCTACGGCGCCAGTTGCTTGATCTCTACCGCACGCATGGGTTTGAGCTGGTTGCACCGCCGATGGTGGAATACCTCGACTCGCTGATGCTGGCCGACGACGAGGCGTTGCGCTTGCGCACCTGCAAGCTCGTGGATCAGCTCTCAGGGCTGACCATGGGCGTGCGGGCCGACATGACAGTGCAGGTTTCTCGCATCGATGCGCACTTGCTCAATCGGCCCGGTGTCACACGCCTGTGCTATTGCGGGCCGGTGGTGCATGCGCGGCCTTCAGGGCTGCTGTCGGATCGTGAACTCTTGCAGATCGGGGCCGAGATCTTCGGCCATGCCGGGGTGCAGGCCGATATCGAATGCGTCCGCCTGGCGCTGGAGTCCGTGCGTTGCGCCGGGGTTGCCCAGCCCAGCCTGGACCTGAATCACCCTGGGGTGGGGCGTGCGCTGGTCGATGCCGACCCGGCGCTGATCGATGTGGCCGATACGGTATTCGATCTGCTGAGCTCAAAGGATGCCCCTGGGTTGCAGCTCTTGTGCCGGGACGTCGGCGCCCGCGACGACAGCTTGCGGGCTTTGAAGACGTTGACAACGTTATATGGCGGCTTGGACGTGGTGGATCGAGCGCGCCAGTGCCTGCCGGATCTGCCTGCGGTGCATGCTGCCCTGGATGCCTTGCGGACCCTTTGTCAGGCGCTATCGGATGCGCCGGTGGCCATTGACCTGGCCGATATGGGCGGCAGCTACGGCTATCATTCGGGCGTGGTGTTTTCGATTTACGCGGCAGGCTGGCATGATGCCCTGGTCCGTGGCGGGCGCTACGACGGCATAGGCCGTAAATTTGGCCGTGCCCGGCCTGCTACCGGCTTCAGCCTGGATTTGCGCAAGCTTTCTGCGGGCCTGCCCGACGCCCAGCGTGCCCGTGCCATTCGTGCGCCGTGGTCCGATGACCCCGGCCTGACGCGGGTGGTGGCGGATCTGCGCACTCAGGGCCATATTGTGATTCAACATCTGCCGGGCGAACAGCAGCAGTCTGATGAATTCCAGGTGGACCAGGAACTTATTTCTTCCGACAACGGTTGGGTCTTGCATCCGCTGGCTGTCGCTTAA
- the rpsU gene encoding 30S ribosomal protein S21: MPIVRLKENEPFEAALRRFKRTIEKTGLLTELRSREFYEKPTAERKRKLAAAVKRHYKRIRSQQLPPRLY, translated from the coding sequence ATGCCGATTGTCCGCCTCAAAGAAAACGAGCCCTTCGAGGCTGCCCTGCGACGCTTTAAGCGCACCATCGAAAAGACCGGTTTGCTGACGGAACTGCGCTCGCGCGAATTCTACGAAAAGCCCACCGCCGAACGCAAGCGCAAGCTCGCCGCTGCGGTCAAGCGTCACTACAAACGCATTCGCAGCCAACAACTGCCGCCGCGACTCTATTGA
- the hflK gene encoding FtsH protease activity modulator HflK, whose translation MKLFNLNDPGWGRGQQNQDGDPSGRPKGNNDGPPDLDQVWRDFNNRLTGFFGRKGGGRGPRMPSGGGGLPSMPGPSPRFVILLIIAGVLLWLASGFMIVQEGQVAVVTRFGKYVHTLSPGLQWRMPYPIENSQDVNIARLRTFEVGFRGSARNKVLSESLMLTNDENIVDVQYVVQYRLRPDGAPDYLFNTNQPDESVRQAAETAMREVVGSKPMDFVLYSGRTEVASEVQSQAQKILNRYDTGIEISTVAIQNVQPPEQVQAAFDDAVKAGQDRERQINEGNAYASKVLPEAEGQAARMVQDAEGYSAQVIGQAQGDTSRFSSVAAEYNKAPAITRERIYLQTMQDIFTDTAKVMIDAPVGNNMLYLPLDKIMQQAASGSSPSAATSSAGSSSSSPVSTAGAAHAANQASSSGTPARGVPSGLDSLMSSPYSN comes from the coding sequence ATGAAACTGTTCAACCTGAATGATCCGGGCTGGGGGCGCGGACAGCAGAACCAGGATGGCGACCCGTCGGGCAGGCCTAAAGGCAATAATGATGGCCCCCCCGATCTTGACCAAGTCTGGCGCGATTTCAATAATCGCCTGACTGGCTTTTTTGGGCGTAAGGGCGGCGGGCGTGGCCCGCGCATGCCATCGGGTGGCGGCGGCTTGCCGTCTATGCCGGGCCCATCGCCGCGGTTTGTGATCTTGCTGATTATTGCCGGCGTTTTGTTGTGGCTGGCCAGTGGTTTCATGATTGTCCAGGAAGGCCAGGTGGCGGTGGTGACGCGTTTTGGCAAGTACGTGCACACCCTTAGCCCCGGCCTGCAGTGGCGCATGCCGTATCCCATCGAAAACTCCCAGGACGTCAATATTGCACGTCTGCGGACTTTCGAAGTCGGGTTTCGTGGCTCGGCGCGCAATAAGGTTCTTTCCGAATCCCTGATGCTGACCAACGACGAAAACATCGTTGATGTGCAGTATGTCGTGCAGTATCGCCTGCGACCCGATGGCGCACCTGATTATTTGTTCAATACAAATCAACCGGATGAATCCGTGCGCCAGGCGGCCGAAACCGCCATGCGCGAGGTCGTCGGCAGCAAGCCCATGGACTTTGTTTTGTATTCCGGTCGAACCGAGGTCGCCTCTGAGGTCCAGTCGCAGGCCCAGAAAATCCTCAATCGATACGACACAGGGATCGAGATATCCACGGTGGCCATCCAGAACGTCCAGCCGCCCGAACAGGTCCAGGCTGCGTTTGACGATGCCGTCAAGGCCGGTCAGGATCGCGAGCGTCAGATCAACGAAGGCAATGCCTATGCCTCCAAGGTCCTGCCCGAGGCCGAAGGCCAGGCAGCGCGCATGGTTCAGGACGCCGAGGGCTATAGCGCTCAGGTCATCGGTCAGGCCCAGGGTGATACCTCGCGCTTCAGCAGCGTAGCGGCCGAATACAACAAGGCGCCTGCCATTACCCGTGAACGTATTTATCTGCAGACCATGCAGGATATCTTCACCGATACGGCCAAGGTCATGATCGATGCGCCCGTCGGCAACAATATGTTGTATCTGCCGCTGGATAAAATCATGCAGCAGGCGGCGTCCGGCAGTAGTCCATCAGCAGCCACCTCGTCAGCAGGCTCATCCAGCAGTTCCCCCGTCAGTACGGCAGGTGCGGCCCATGCCGCCAACCAGGCTTCCTCGTCTGGCACCCCAGCGCGTGGCGTTCCGTCCGGCCTGGATTCGCTGATGTCTAGCCCGTACTCGAACTAG
- a CDS encoding phosphoribosyltransferase has protein sequence MSIPPSTDRDLWISWEQYHTLIERLTLQVHESAWAFDKILCLARGGVRVGDVMSRIFDVPLGILATSSYREAAGTVQGQLDIAQFITITRGTLEGKVLLVDDMVDTGLTFTRVRDHLLQQFPGITELRTAVLWKKGHAQVQPDYFIEDLPTNPWIHQPFEDYDSLRPHQLESWIRKGVRTAYQSPD, from the coding sequence ATGAGCATCCCGCCAAGCACCGATCGCGATCTTTGGATCAGTTGGGAGCAATACCACACCCTGATTGAGCGGCTGACCCTGCAGGTGCACGAATCTGCATGGGCCTTTGATAAGATTCTTTGTCTGGCCCGGGGCGGGGTACGTGTGGGGGACGTGATGTCGCGTATTTTTGATGTGCCCCTGGGGATATTGGCCACCAGCAGCTACCGCGAGGCCGCCGGCACCGTGCAGGGGCAGCTGGATATTGCTCAATTCATCACGATCACGCGTGGCACCCTGGAAGGCAAGGTTCTGCTGGTGGATGATATGGTCGATACCGGGTTGACTTTCACCCGCGTGCGCGACCACCTGCTGCAGCAATTTCCCGGAATTACCGAACTACGCACTGCGGTACTCTGGAAAAAAGGCCATGCCCAGGTCCAGCCGGATTATTTCATCGAGGACCTGCCCACGAATCCCTGGATACACCAGCCCTTCGAAGACTATGACAGCCTGCGGCCTCATCAGCTGGAGTCCTGGATTCGCAAAGGTGTACGCACTGCCTACCAAAGCCCCGATTAA
- the hflC gene encoding protease modulator HflC, whose protein sequence is MQRFFPALVGLVLLVAALSSCLYIVPMRDYALLFALGEVRETITQPGLYFKYPPPFENVVYLDKRLQTIESRDPERIQTAEKKNLLIDSYVKWRISDPRLYYVTFGSNSGAAVERLQAQIRDALNAAVNVRTVKQVVSSDRDAITREIQASVAQRAKPLGVDVVDVRLRRIDFTPEISESVYRRMEAERKQEANRLRASGAADSERIRAEADRKRQEVLAKAYAESQAKRGNGDATAAAIYAESYGKDSEFYSFYKSLDAYRAAFSGSGSTLVLSPDSDFFRYWDRTQPKQD, encoded by the coding sequence ATGCAACGTTTTTTTCCTGCCCTGGTCGGTCTGGTATTGTTGGTTGCGGCGCTCTCGTCGTGCCTGTATATCGTGCCGATGCGCGATTATGCCCTGCTGTTCGCTTTGGGTGAGGTCCGCGAGACCATCACCCAGCCGGGGCTTTATTTCAAATATCCACCACCCTTTGAAAACGTCGTTTATCTGGATAAGCGCCTGCAGACCATCGAAAGCCGCGACCCGGAACGCATCCAGACCGCCGAAAAGAAAAACCTGCTGATCGATTCGTATGTCAAATGGCGGATTTCCGATCCGCGTCTGTACTACGTCACTTTCGGTTCCAACAGCGGGGCGGCAGTCGAACGGCTGCAGGCCCAGATCCGCGACGCCCTGAATGCGGCCGTCAACGTACGCACTGTGAAGCAGGTCGTGTCCAGCGATCGTGATGCCATCACCCGCGAAATTCAGGCGTCCGTGGCTCAGCGGGCCAAGCCCCTGGGGGTGGATGTGGTCGATGTGCGCCTGCGCCGCATCGATTTCACCCCTGAAATTTCCGAATCCGTCTATCGCCGCATGGAAGCCGAGCGCAAGCAAGAAGCCAACCGTCTGCGCGCCAGTGGTGCTGCCGACAGCGAACGCATTCGTGCCGAGGCTGACCGCAAACGTCAGGAAGTCCTGGCCAAGGCTTATGCCGAATCTCAGGCAAAGCGTGGTAACGGGGATGCGACTGCGGCCGCCATCTATGCTGAATCCTATGGCAAGGATTCCGAGTTCTACAGCTTTTACAAGAGCCTGGATGCCTATCGTGCGGCATTCTCCGGTTCTGGCAGCACGCTGGTCCTGAGCCCGGACTCCGACTTCTTCCGCTACTGGGATCGCACCCAGCCGAAGCAGGACTAA
- the hfq gene encoding RNA chaperone Hfq, whose product MSNKGQILQDPFLNALRKDHVPVSIYLVNGIKLQGQVESFDQYVVLLRNTVTQMVYKHAISTVVPARPVAFQVDDSAE is encoded by the coding sequence ATGAGCAACAAAGGGCAAATTCTTCAAGACCCGTTCCTCAACGCTTTGCGCAAGGACCACGTGCCCGTGTCCATCTATCTTGTCAACGGGATCAAACTGCAGGGCCAGGTCGAATCTTTCGATCAATACGTCGTGCTGTTGCGCAATACGGTCACGCAAATGGTCTACAAGCATGCTATTTCCACAGTCGTTCCGGCACGCCCGGTTGCTTTCCAGGTGGACGACTCTGCTGAATAA